One Danio aesculapii chromosome 11, fDanAes4.1, whole genome shotgun sequence genomic region harbors:
- the fam174c gene encoding protein FAM174C — MIHLRFIPLLLTLWAVSFAHDNEHKSGSTTKPPASTISNSTEKSKNSVTTTSNKMGLDRLDGAMINRALYVLIGITAIGVLYFLVRAVRMKKTGVQRKKYGLLSNYDDTMEMAHLESDEDDTTVYEAKSLRR; from the exons ATGATACATTTAAGGTTTATACCTCTGCTGTTGACTTTGTGGGCTGTTTCTTTTGCCCATGACAATGAACATAAATCTGGCAGTACCACTAAACCACCCGCTTCCACTATTAGCAACAGTACCGAAAAGTCTAAAAACAGCGTTACAACAACCAGCAACAAAATGGGTTTGGATCGTCTTGATGGTGCGATGATTAATAGGGCTCTGTATGTTTTGATCGGGATAACGGCAATTGGAGTCCTGTATTTCTTAGTGAGAGCGGTCCG TATGAAGAAAACAGGTGTTCAGAGAAAGAAGTACGGGCTTCTTTCAAACTATGATGACACAATGGAGATGGCCCATCTTGAAAGCGATGAGGATGACACTACTGTCTATGAAGCCAAATCTTTGAGAAG atga